The following coding sequences are from one Egicoccus sp. AB-alg6-2 window:
- a CDS encoding beta-ketoacyl-ACP synthase III, with the protein MTIAGLGAYLPERVVTNDDLAATGLDTSDEWIRSRTGIVQRHYAAPEQATSDLALEAGKAALADAGLGTDDVAAVIVATTTPDHMVPGTAPLVAAALGTEVGAFDVQAACSGFVYALRVGTALALAEDAPVLVIGAETLSRIVDPRDRGVSILFGDGAGAVVVVPDETGRIGPFSLGADGRDPSMLWTATGGTRAPVSHQVVDDRSHFLTMRGGDVYRNAVSRMAAASRDVLEQAGLTIDDVDLFIGHQANVRILDAVAQRVGIEPARCHVTVGQHGNTSAASVPLALADARDGGRLRPGDTVLLTAFGAGLTWGACLLTWNPTTGGGNA; encoded by the coding sequence GTGACCATCGCGGGCCTCGGTGCCTACCTGCCCGAACGGGTCGTCACCAACGACGACCTCGCCGCGACGGGGCTCGACACCTCCGACGAGTGGATCCGTTCGCGGACCGGCATCGTCCAGCGCCACTACGCCGCGCCCGAGCAGGCGACCTCCGACCTCGCGTTGGAAGCGGGCAAGGCGGCCCTCGCCGACGCCGGCCTCGGTACCGATGACGTCGCCGCGGTGATCGTGGCCACCACGACCCCGGACCACATGGTCCCCGGGACCGCGCCCCTGGTCGCCGCCGCACTCGGCACCGAGGTCGGCGCCTTCGACGTCCAGGCCGCGTGCTCGGGATTCGTGTACGCGCTGCGTGTCGGCACAGCCCTGGCGCTGGCCGAGGACGCGCCCGTGCTCGTCATCGGCGCCGAGACGCTCAGTCGCATCGTCGACCCCCGGGACCGGGGCGTGTCGATCCTGTTCGGTGACGGTGCCGGCGCCGTCGTCGTGGTCCCCGACGAGACCGGACGCATCGGACCCTTCTCCCTCGGTGCCGACGGCCGCGACCCGTCGATGCTGTGGACCGCGACGGGCGGAACCCGCGCCCCCGTCAGCCACCAGGTCGTCGACGACCGCAGCCACTTCCTGACGATGCGCGGCGGCGACGTCTACCGCAACGCCGTGTCACGCATGGCGGCCGCGTCCAGGGACGTGCTCGAGCAGGCCGGTCTCACCATCGACGACGTCGACCTGTTCATCGGCCACCAGGCCAATGTTCGGATCCTCGACGCCGTCGCCCAGCGCGTCGGCATCGAACCGGCCCGCTGCCACGTCACCGTGGGCCAGCACGGCAACACCTCGGCGGCCTCGGTGCCCCTGGCGCTGGCCGACGCGCGCGACGGCGGCCGGCTGCGGCCCGGCGACACCGTGTTGCTGACCGCGTTCGGTGCAGGGCTGACCTGGGGCGCCTGCCTGCTGACCTGGAACCCCACCACCGGCGGAGGGAACGCATGA
- a CDS encoding ACP S-malonyltransferase produces the protein MRLAFVFPGQGSFRAGCLDAWDDHEAASVVDEVGDAIGRDLRSLAADAATGARTADAQPTIMTASLVAWRALLGAGVSPDVVAGHSLGEATAAIAAGSLPVADGARVVAARGAAMGRACAANPGGMAALVKLQPDAVQVLVDEDPDLVVANDNAPGQVVLAGTPDAIERIRERAREAGGRALPLDVEGAFHSPAMAPAVDDLAAALADVELRDPRVPLVTGTTTDVLRDGDAIGRALVAGVLAPVRWRELQARLAELGVEDLVEVGPGGVLAGLAKRSVPDLRVHTVSAPEDVVAVADRFAGARA, from the coding sequence GTGCGTCTCGCGTTCGTGTTCCCCGGCCAGGGTTCGTTCCGTGCCGGATGCCTCGACGCCTGGGACGACCACGAGGCCGCCTCGGTCGTCGACGAGGTCGGCGACGCCATCGGTCGCGACCTGCGCAGCCTGGCCGCGGATGCGGCGACGGGGGCACGGACGGCCGACGCGCAGCCGACGATCATGACCGCCTCGTTGGTCGCCTGGCGGGCGCTGCTCGGGGCTGGTGTCAGCCCCGACGTGGTCGCCGGACACAGCCTGGGAGAGGCCACCGCCGCCATCGCCGCCGGGTCACTTCCGGTCGCCGACGGGGCCCGGGTCGTCGCCGCACGCGGCGCCGCCATGGGTCGTGCCTGCGCCGCGAACCCCGGCGGCATGGCGGCGCTGGTCAAGCTGCAGCCCGACGCCGTCCAGGTGCTCGTCGACGAGGACCCCGACCTGGTCGTCGCCAACGACAACGCACCGGGCCAGGTCGTGCTCGCCGGCACGCCCGACGCCATCGAACGCATCCGCGAGCGTGCCCGCGAGGCCGGCGGGCGGGCCCTGCCGCTCGACGTCGAGGGCGCCTTCCACTCGCCGGCGATGGCGCCGGCCGTCGACGACCTCGCCGCCGCGCTGGCCGACGTCGAACTCCGCGACCCGCGGGTGCCCCTGGTCACCGGCACGACCACCGACGTGCTCCGCGACGGCGATGCCATCGGCCGCGCCCTGGTCGCCGGCGTCCTCGCCCCGGTCCGGTGGCGCGAACTGCAGGCCCGACTCGCCGAACTCGGCGTCGAGGACCTGGTCGAGGTCGGACCGGGCGGCGTCCTGGCCGGTCTCGCCAAGCGCAGCGTGCCCGACCTGCGCGTCCACACCGTGTCGGCCCCCGAGGACGTGGTGGCCGTCGCCGATCGGTTCGCCGGCGCCCGCGCCTGA
- a CDS encoding globin yields MSSADDATPRSAPLEPAGVFERVGGMEAFEQLVEAFYTRVETDEVLRPQYPDDLTPGKRHLAMFLAQYWGGGDVYSSERGHPRLRMRHAPFDVTPEAALRWAQHMSAAIEQLRFPSDVEALLLAYVQRATPTLINRLPDDVVELPSDDARPTDG; encoded by the coding sequence GTGAGTTCGGCCGACGACGCCACCCCGCGATCCGCACCCCTCGAGCCCGCCGGCGTGTTCGAACGCGTCGGCGGCATGGAGGCCTTCGAACAACTCGTCGAGGCCTTCTACACGCGCGTGGAGACCGACGAGGTGCTGCGGCCCCAGTACCCCGACGACCTCACGCCGGGCAAGCGCCATCTCGCCATGTTCCTGGCTCAGTACTGGGGCGGCGGTGACGTCTACTCCTCGGAGCGCGGCCATCCCCGGCTGCGGATGCGCCACGCCCCCTTCGACGTCACCCCGGAGGCGGCTCTGCGTTGGGCGCAGCACATGTCGGCGGCGATCGAACAGCTGCGATTCCCGTCGGACGTCGAGGCGCTGCTGCTCGCCTATGTCCAGCGCGCGACGCCGACGCTGATCAACCGCCTGCCCGACGACGTCGTGGAGCTCCCCAGCGACGATGCTCGGCCCACCGACGGGTGA
- the serA gene encoding phosphoglycerate dehydrogenase: MRILVADPLAEAGVAALAAQHDVDVKTGLSKEELLQIVDVYDAIVVRSQTTIDADVFAAATNLKVVARAGVGLDNVDVEAGTRHGVIVCNAPQSNIVSAAEHTVALLLSLARNIPQAHAALVEGKWERSRWSGTELHDKTLGVLGLGRIGTLVAQRCHAFGMRLVAYDPFVAPDRAARLGVELLDTVDEVLARADFVTVHLPKTPETVGLLDADRLKLMKPTARLLNVARGGIVDEHALADALRAGVIAGAAIDVFASEPTTESPLFGLPNAVVTPHLGASTEEAQDKAGTQVADYVNLALAGEFVPSAVNVQGGPVDEDVKPFLPLGEKLGRLLTALAEDGLAGDVTVEYCGALADHDARVVGLSVLKGMLAGVSGEPVTFVNAPLLADERGLRVREVSDSHSEDYVSLLRVSGAARDGSTIQVAGTLLHPGGRERLVEVWNTPVDVEPAAHMAFFRYSDRPGVVGAVGTGFGEAGVNIAAAQVGRAEAGGEAIMALSLDDAVPRDVLERITAQIGASEGRTISLG, encoded by the coding sequence GTGAGGATTTTGGTTGCCGACCCGCTCGCCGAAGCCGGCGTCGCCGCGCTGGCGGCGCAGCACGACGTCGACGTCAAGACCGGCCTGTCGAAGGAAGAACTGCTGCAGATCGTGGACGTCTACGACGCGATCGTGGTGCGGTCGCAGACGACCATCGACGCGGACGTGTTCGCCGCGGCGACGAACCTGAAGGTGGTCGCGCGCGCCGGTGTCGGACTCGACAACGTCGACGTCGAGGCCGGGACGCGGCACGGCGTCATCGTCTGCAACGCCCCCCAGTCCAACATCGTGTCCGCGGCCGAGCACACCGTTGCCCTGCTGTTGTCGCTGGCTCGCAACATCCCCCAGGCCCACGCCGCGCTGGTGGAGGGCAAGTGGGAACGCTCACGGTGGTCGGGGACCGAGCTGCACGACAAGACACTCGGGGTGCTCGGGCTGGGACGCATCGGCACGCTGGTGGCGCAGCGCTGCCACGCGTTCGGGATGCGGCTGGTGGCCTACGACCCCTTCGTGGCGCCGGACCGCGCCGCCCGCCTGGGGGTCGAGCTGCTCGACACCGTCGACGAGGTGCTGGCCCGGGCCGACTTCGTGACCGTGCACCTGCCCAAGACGCCCGAGACGGTCGGACTCCTCGACGCGGACCGGCTGAAGCTGATGAAGCCGACCGCACGGCTGCTCAACGTGGCGCGCGGCGGGATCGTCGACGAGCACGCGTTGGCCGACGCCCTGCGCGCGGGCGTCATCGCGGGCGCCGCCATCGACGTGTTCGCGTCCGAGCCGACGACCGAGTCGCCGCTGTTCGGACTGCCCAACGCGGTGGTGACCCCGCACCTGGGCGCGTCGACCGAGGAGGCGCAGGACAAGGCGGGCACGCAGGTGGCGGACTACGTCAACCTCGCGCTGGCCGGCGAGTTCGTCCCCTCGGCCGTCAACGTCCAGGGCGGCCCGGTCGACGAGGACGTCAAGCCGTTCCTCCCCCTCGGTGAGAAGCTCGGCCGGTTGCTGACGGCCCTGGCCGAGGACGGCCTCGCCGGCGACGTGACCGTGGAGTACTGCGGGGCGCTCGCCGATCACGACGCACGGGTCGTCGGCCTGAGCGTGCTGAAGGGCATGCTCGCCGGGGTGTCCGGTGAACCGGTGACGTTCGTCAACGCCCCACTGCTCGCCGACGAGCGGGGGCTGCGCGTCCGTGAGGTGTCCGACAGCCACAGCGAGGACTACGTCTCGTTGCTGCGCGTGTCCGGCGCCGCCCGCGACGGCAGCACCATCCAGGTCGCGGGGACCCTGCTGCATCCGGGCGGGCGCGAACGCCTCGTCGAGGTGTGGAACACCCCCGTCGACGTCGAGCCCGCCGCCCACATGGCGTTCTTCCGCTACTCCGACCGTCCCGGTGTCGTCGGCGCGGTCGGGACCGGGTTCGGCGAGGCGGGCGTCAACATCGCGGCGGCCCAGGTCGGACGCGCCGAGGCGGGTGGCGAGGCCATCATGGCGCTCTCCCTGGACGACGCCGTGCCGCGCGACGTGCTGGAGCGCATCACGGCCCAGATCGGGGCCAGCGAGGGACGCACGATCTCGCTCGGCTGA
- the kynU gene encoding kynureninase, translated as MDRAACAERDADDPLASHRARFTLPDGVIYLDGNSLGALPAGVADRLETVVAQEWGTGLIRSWNDAGWVDLPARVADRLAPLLGADADEVAVGDSTSVALFKVLAAARRLRPDRRVLLTDTANFPTDRYVADGLAELIGDLDVRVVPPAELATSIDAHVAVLALTEVDYRTGARHDVAALTAAAHAAGALTVWDLAHSTGALAVDLHGWGVDFAVGCSYKYLNGGPGAPGYLYVARRWHDRARTPLQGWFGHAKPFAFGDTYVPAPDARRFQAGTPHVLSTAALDAALEAFDGVRPADLEAKARRLTNTFITLVDQRCGGAVEIASPRDAAARGAQVSLRHPHAHAVTQCLIARGVIGDHRPPDLVRFGFAPLYVGHVDVHDAVDVLADVLGTGAWDRPEYHRARTVT; from the coding sequence ATGGACCGCGCGGCCTGCGCCGAACGCGACGCCGACGACCCCCTCGCGAGCCACCGCGCGCGGTTCACGCTGCCCGACGGGGTCATCTACCTCGACGGCAACTCGCTCGGCGCGCTGCCCGCCGGGGTCGCGGATCGCCTCGAGACGGTCGTCGCGCAGGAATGGGGGACCGGACTGATCCGGTCCTGGAACGACGCCGGGTGGGTCGACCTGCCCGCGCGGGTCGCCGACCGGCTGGCACCCCTGCTCGGCGCCGACGCCGACGAGGTGGCCGTCGGCGACTCGACGTCCGTGGCGTTGTTCAAGGTGCTCGCCGCGGCTCGTCGGTTGCGGCCCGATCGGCGGGTGCTGCTGACCGACACCGCGAACTTCCCGACGGACCGCTACGTCGCCGACGGGCTGGCCGAGCTGATCGGCGACCTCGACGTCCGCGTCGTCCCGCCCGCCGAGCTCGCGACGAGTATCGACGCCCACGTCGCCGTGCTCGCACTCACGGAGGTGGACTACCGCACCGGTGCCCGCCACGACGTGGCGGCGTTGACGGCCGCCGCGCACGCCGCCGGCGCGCTGACGGTGTGGGACCTCGCGCACTCGACGGGGGCCCTCGCGGTCGACCTGCACGGGTGGGGCGTGGACTTCGCCGTTGGCTGTTCGTACAAGTACCTCAACGGTGGACCCGGCGCCCCCGGCTACCTCTACGTCGCCAGACGATGGCACGACCGGGCACGCACCCCCTTGCAGGGCTGGTTCGGGCACGCGAAGCCGTTCGCGTTCGGCGACACCTACGTGCCGGCCCCCGATGCGCGCCGCTTCCAGGCCGGCACGCCCCACGTGTTGTCGACCGCGGCCCTCGATGCGGCCCTCGAGGCCTTCGACGGTGTCCGGCCCGCCGACCTCGAGGCAAAAGCCCGCCGCCTGACGAACACGTTCATCACGCTGGTCGACCAGCGTTGTGGCGGCGCGGTCGAGATCGCCTCGCCACGGGACGCCGCCGCGCGTGGCGCACAGGTGTCCCTACGGCACCCCCATGCCCACGCCGTGACCCAGTGCCTGATCGCCCGCGGCGTGATCGGTGACCACCGCCCGCCCGACCTCGTGCGGTTCGGTTTCGCGCCGTTGTACGTGGGCCACGTCGACGTCCACGACGCCGTCGATGTCCTCGCCGACGTGCTCGGGACCGGCGCCTGGGACCGGCCCGAGTACCACCGGGCACGCACGGTCACTTGA
- a CDS encoding toxin-antitoxin system HicB family antitoxin — protein MLTTTIATVRERLRSLAGLSPGAGQAAEAMADALDDALRVALLDLLGSLAAELTGQLDAARVEVRLDGRDATLAVVADQETPTPPSPPAGGGEARMTLRLPEDLKDAVTRAADRDGISVNAWIVRALAAATRRAPSTPIVGARLSGWARS, from the coding sequence GTGCTCACCACCACCATCGCCACCGTGCGCGAGCGGCTGCGCAGCCTGGCGGGACTGTCGCCCGGGGCCGGGCAGGCCGCCGAGGCGATGGCCGACGCCCTCGACGACGCACTGCGCGTGGCGCTGCTCGACCTGCTCGGCAGCCTCGCGGCGGAGCTCACCGGACAACTCGACGCCGCCCGGGTCGAGGTCCGCCTCGACGGTCGGGACGCGACGCTCGCGGTCGTCGCCGACCAGGAGACGCCGACGCCGCCTTCTCCGCCCGCGGGTGGCGGCGAGGCGCGCATGACGCTGCGTCTGCCCGAGGACCTCAAGGACGCGGTCACCCGCGCCGCCGACCGCGACGGCATCTCCGTGAATGCCTGGATCGTCCGGGCCCTCGCCGCCGCGACGCGGCGGGCGCCCTCCACCCCCATCGTGGGCGCCCGCCTCAGCGGCTGGGCCCGCAGCTGA
- a CDS encoding DUF4097 domain-containing protein, which yields MEHLFEVGPDLRVDCRLSVGAVRVVAAPPGHARVELTAHGEVGEELLRRGEVKLYDDGGSRQRLVVHLPARNLFSGLFSITGRGGVTVTIHAPDGCELHARTGAADVHAGLDLAAVDVVTGTGDVTLGDVAHDAAVKVATGHVRVGTVGGALDVDTAAGAVDAGAVQGPVRIRTASGAIALGRTCDAVKVTAAAGDVGIACAERGRVAVTATTGDVTIGVPPGRRLHLDVSSTIGSIRSELEETSATSDGGADLEIRVRATTGDVDLRRAVSSAS from the coding sequence ATGGAACACCTCTTCGAGGTCGGACCCGACCTGCGGGTCGACTGCCGGCTGAGCGTCGGCGCCGTGCGGGTGGTGGCGGCCCCACCCGGTCACGCCCGGGTCGAACTGACCGCGCACGGCGAGGTGGGCGAGGAACTCCTCCGCCGCGGCGAGGTCAAGCTCTACGACGACGGCGGGAGCCGTCAGCGGTTGGTCGTGCACCTGCCGGCGCGCAACCTGTTCTCCGGCCTGTTCTCGATCACGGGCCGTGGCGGGGTCACGGTCACGATTCACGCGCCGGACGGATGCGAACTGCACGCACGCACCGGTGCCGCGGACGTCCACGCCGGACTCGACCTCGCTGCGGTCGACGTCGTGACCGGCACGGGTGACGTCACCCTCGGGGACGTCGCGCACGACGCCGCCGTCAAGGTCGCCACGGGCCACGTCCGGGTCGGCACCGTCGGTGGAGCGCTCGACGTGGACACGGCGGCCGGCGCGGTCGACGCCGGCGCCGTGCAGGGGCCGGTCCGGATCCGCACGGCGTCCGGCGCCATCGCCCTCGGGCGCACCTGCGACGCCGTGAAGGTGACGGCTGCCGCCGGCGACGTCGGCATCGCCTGCGCCGAGCGCGGGCGCGTCGCGGTCACCGCCACCACGGGCGACGTCACGATCGGCGTGCCGCCCGGGCGTCGGCTCCACCTCGACGTCAGCAGCACCATCGGCAGCATCCGCTCCGAGCTCGAGGAGACGTCCGCCACCTCGGACGGTGGCGCCGACCTCGAGATCCGCGTCCGGGCGACGACGGGCGACGTGGACCTCCGGCGCGCCGTCTCCTCAGCCTCGTGA